The DNA region GGCCCAAGGGCCCCTGTTCACCAATTATCTTATTGGCAAATAAGGGGGGATGCTAAGCATCACGCCTTATTAAACAGCTTCTACGAAACCGTCTTGCTCAGCTTGAACAGCTAAATCTTGACCACGGCCAGCGTTAGCAGCTGCAGCAACAGAAGAAGTGTACAAACGAATAGCACGCATCGCATCGTCGTTACCAGGAACGATGTAGTTAACACCGTCTGGAGCAGAGTTAGTATCAACAACTGCAACAACTGGGATACCTAGGTTGTTTGCTTCTTTAATAGCGATATGCTCATGGTCAGCACCGATAACGAATAATACGTCAGGTAAACCGCCCATGTTCTTGATTCCGCCTAGAGACTTTTCTAACTTGTCTAATTCGCGTGAACGCATTAACGCTTCTTTCTTAGTAAGCTTGTCGAAAGTACCGTCTACAGACTGGCTTTCTAGCTCTTTAAGACGCTTGATTGACTGACGAACAGTTTTCCAGTTGGTTAACATGCCGCCTAACCAACGGTGATCAACATAGTACTGATCACAAGAAAGTGCAGATGCTTTAATCGCTTCGCCAGCAGCGCGCTTAGTACCTACGAATAAAACTTTACCTTTCTTAGAAGCAATGTTGCTAATGAAAGCTAACGCTTCGTTGAACATTGGTACAGTGTGCTCAAGGTTGATAATGTGTACACCATTACGAGCACCGAAGATGAAAGGCTTCATCTTAGGATTCCAGTAACGAGTTTGGTGACCGAAGTGAACACCAGCTTGAAGCATGTCGCGCATTGAAACAGTAGTCATTGTATATACCTTTATGTATGTAAGGGGTTAGACCTCCACGCATCCCATGTTTCGACCCTCTAACTTCAATAAGAATTAGAAAGCACCCCGAAAAATGTGTCGATACGTGTGTGATTTAGTATTTAAGTTAATTGCCATGTATAATGACCGTCATCTTTTACGGTTTGCCGAACTTTATGTGAATTCTGCTTATAAAAGCAACAATACGCATCTCGTTAACTCGAACCGTACAACAACAATCTTATACATAACGGCGCGCTTTATACCATAAACGGCATGTAAATACAAATTTTTGCCGTAAATTCCTTGGGTAAAACATGCCTATTTTGACCGCCAAAAGATAGAGAGTTTTCATGAGCATTGTCATCAAAAAAGCAGACGAAATAGAAAAAATGCGAGTAGCAGGTAAATTAGCAGCTAAAGTATTGGAAGTAGTAGCCCCTCACGTTAAAGCGGGGGTCACAACAGATGAATTAAACGACATTTGTGCCAAGTATACCGAAGAGCAAGGTGCCATTTCTGCGCCACTCAATTATCACGGATTTCCGAAGTCTATATGTACTTCAGTTAACGAAGTGGTCTGTCATGGTATTCCTTGTGATTACGCCTTAAAAGAAGGCGATATGATCAATCTAGATATTACGGTGATTAAAGACGGTTATCATGGTGATACTTCAAAAATGTTTTTAATCGGTGAAGTATCAGCTAAAGATAAACGTTTGAGCCGCATTGCCCAAGAAAGTCTATATTTAGCGATTCGAAAAGTGCGTCCTGGTTTAAAATTAGGCGAAATTGGCACTACAATCGAAAAATTTATCAAAACCAGCAAAACAGGGCTTGATAAGTACTCAATCGTGCAAGATTATTGTGGTCACGGTATTGGAACAGGCTTCCATGAAGAACCTCAAGTTGTTCATTATAAAAACAATGACAAAACCGTGCTAAGACCAGGCATGTGCTTTACGATTGAACCTATGATCAATGCAGGTCGTCATACTACTGTTTTGGATAAAAACGATAATTGGACTGTTAGCACATCTGATGGTAAAAATTCAGCACAGTGGGAACACACCTTGTTAGTTACTGAAACGGGTGTAGAAATATTAACGTTACGTGAGGAAGAAGATTTTCCTCGCATCATTAATCACTAGATATAATTAGTAAGGACATCAATGAATACTGCGCTGGACGCCAAAAATGCATTAATTGACTTAAACCAGCGCTTAGTTGAGCAATACACTGCAAAACATCCAATTGCTGATATTGTTAAACATCGTAGTCAATTTGTTGATTCCTTGCTAACACAAACTTGGCAAAATTTTGGCCTCAACAATGGCCATCTTACCTTAGTTGCCGTTGGCGGTTATGGTCGAGGTGAGCTGCACCCACATTCAGATATTGACTTACTGTTTTTGGTTGACGATGAACCATTATCAGCTGAAACTGAAACTCAGTTGAGTCAATTTATTACCTACCTGTGGGATACGGGGCTTGAAATAGGCCATAGTGTTCGCACCATCGCCCAAACCATTGAGCAAGGTAAAGCCGACATCACCATTGCCACCAATCTGATTGAAGCCAGACTACTTACCGGCAGTGAATTTCTATTTGATGTGCTATACGATGCCATTCGCCAACAAGACTTTTGGCCCTCTTACGACTTTTATAACGCAAAAAAAGACGAGCAAACCGCTCGTCACAGCAAAGCCAGCGCCTTTGACTTAGAACCTAATATTAAAACCTGCCCTGGTGGATTACGCGATATTCAAACGATTGCTTGGGTAGCAATGCGCCATTTTGATGCCGCAACCTTAGAAGAACTCGTCGAACATGACTTTTTGTCACCAGCAGAATTAGATGAGCTCATTGAATGCCAAAATTTTCTTTGGGAAATCCGCTTTGCATTGCACATCACAGCTAACCGCAACGAAAACCGTTTGTTGTTCGATTTACAACGGCAAATCGCCAGTTTATTAGGTTATGAAGATGCCACCCAGTTAGCCGTTGAACAAATGATGAAGCGTTACTATCGCACGGTCCGCCGCGTGATGGAGCTTAACCAAATGTTACTGCAATTGTTTAAGCGCGCGACATTAGGTCACACTCAAGCATTAGAAATACAGCCTATCAATGATATTTATCAACGTCGTGGACGTTATATTGAAGTGTTAGATGATGATGTGTTTAGCCTTCATAATGAGGAAATATTACGCTTATTCTTATTAGTAGCAAAAAACTCTAATATTCAAGGGATATATGCACCAACCTTAAGGTTGTTGCGTAATGCCCGCAGAGCACTGACCTCGCCCTTACAAGACAATCCGGCCTGTCGTAAGGTCTTTATGGAGATCCTAAAACATCCTCGGGGTATTGCGGCATTTTCATTAATGCATCAACACGGTATTTTATCGTCTTATTTACCTGCTTGGCGCAAGATTGAAGGCCAAATGCAGTTCGACTTATTTCATGCTTATACCGTTGATGAACATACCCATCGATTGCTGCTCAATATTGAGCGTTTTTCACAAGCCGAGCAAAAAGATGAATTCCCACTGGGTGCCATCTTAATTAATCAATTGCCTAAAAAAGGCTTATTGGTATTGGGAGCGATTTTTCATGATATCGCTAAAGGACGTGGCGGCGATCATAGTAAACTAGGTTCAAAAGATGCCATCGATTTTTGCAAATTGCATGGTATGAATGATCATGACGGTCGTTTAGTGGCTTGGTTAGTTGAAAATCACTTAGTGATGTCAGTCACCGCCCAACGCAGAGATATTTCAGATCCAGAAGTAATCGCACTGTTTGCTGAAAAAGTACATGATGCCGCCCACTTGAGTTATTTATATTGCCTCACGGTTGCTGACATTTGTGCCACTAATGAAAAAACGTGGAACAACTGGAAAGGCTCACTATTACGAGATTTGTATTTTTCAACCCAACGAGTATTGGCTCGGGGCAAAGAAAAGCCTATCGATGTCAAAGCACGAGTTAAAGAGATCCAAGCCAAAGCTAAAAAAGAGCTTATTAGACGTGGATTAAAAGAAAAAGACATGGATGCACTCTGGTCTAGGTTCAAATCTGACTACTTTTTACGTCACCAACCAACTCAAGTTGCTTGGCACGCTGAAGCCATTTTAAAACATCATCACGATGAGCCATTAGTATTAATGTCTAAAAATACCACTCGAGGTGGTACTGAACTGTTTATCTATAGCAAAGATAAACCTAAACTGTTTGCAACCGTAATGACGGTGTTAGATAACAAAAACATTAATGTGCATGATGCTAATATCATGACATCAAAAGATAACTATGCACTCGACACCTTTGTTATTCTAGAACAAGATGGTGAACCCATCATTCAACTATCACGCATTCAAAGTATCCGTAAGGCATTAGAAAAAGCCTTAGCCACAGAAAAACCTAAATTACCAAAGTTTAGGAAATTAGCGCGGATCATGAAACCTTTTAATGTTGCGACTCATGTGAGTTTCTTACCTAGTACTCGTCATGGTACAAGTATGATGGAACTAACCACCTTAGACACCCCTGGCTTATTAGCCAAAGTGGGTGACACGCTTTATCGTTGCAACGTAACACTATTGGCCGCCAAAATTACCACTATTGGTGAACGTGCAGAAGATTTTTTTATATTACAAAGCCAAAGTGGTACGGCCTTAGATGAGCCCCAGCAACAGCAACTATCTGACGCGCTAACACTCGCGTTAAAATCATCTAACTAATTTAAACAATAAATTTACGTAATCATTTAATATCAGGAGAAAACAATGGAGGCTTTACGTCAACGCATTGAAGCTGCATTCGAAACACGTCAAGACATCTCACCTGCAAGCGTAGAACCAAGTGTTCGCGCTGATGTGGAAACCGTGATCAATATGCTTGATAAAGGCCAAGCACGAGTTGCTGAAAAAATTGACGGTGAATGGCATGTTCACCAGTGGCTAAAAAAAGCCGTTCTACTGTCTTTCCGCATTTTTGATAATGGCGTGATTGAAGGTGGAGACACCAAGTATTTCGATAAAGTCCCACAGAAATTCAGCAACTATGATGAAGCTCGCTTTAAAGCAGAAGGCATTCGAGTGGTACCACCTGCAACGGTCCGTAAAGGTTCATTTATCGGTAAAAACACCGTATTGATGCCATCTTACGTTAATTTAGGTGCTTATGTTGATGAAGGTACTATGGTTGATACATGGGCAACTGTGGGGTCATGTGCACAGATAGGTAAAAACGTACACTTGTCTGGCGGTGTAGGCATTGGCGGCGTATTAGAGCCTTTACAAGCTGGCCCTACCATTATTGAAGACAACTGCTTTATTGGTGCTCGCAGCGAGATCGTTGAAGGTGTTGTCGTTGAAGAAGGCAGCGTAATTTCAATGGGCGTCTACATTGGACAAAGCACACGTATTTTTGATCGCGAAACCGGTGAAGTGCATTACGGTCGTGTTCCAGCGGGTTCAGTTGTAGTGTCTGGTAACCTACCATCTGCTTGTGGCAAATACAGTTTATATGCTGCGATTATTGTTAAAAAGGTTGACGCAAAAACCCGAGGTAAAGTGGGTATTAATGAACTGTTGCGTATCGTTGATTAATTTTATAATCCGACGGTAAAAGTAATAAAAAAGGCTCTTTGGAGCCTTTTTTATTACCATAAGCATTATGAATTTATGAGTATAATAATCAATCGGAACAGCATCATATTAGTAACCTCACAATGGCATTATCTATTAAGCAATGCTGCGGCTAAAATCCGCCATGTCAACATACCAACGACTTGTTGCTTGTCATTATGAACAATCAAATAGCTAGCATTAGTTTTTTCCATCATCAATTTGGCATCATGCAAAATGGTATGATCGATAATCATATTCATTTTATGCACCATCACTTGATGCACTCGTTTATTAAGTAAACTTCTATCCACCGCACGCTCTGCTGCAGTATCTAAAAAAGGGCTGTGCCAAAAAGCTAAAACATTACTATCGATCACGCCAATTGGGGTACGTTCTTTTTCCGATAATACTACGGCTACATCCATTTTAGCTTTTTTAATCATGGACTCAGCGTGTTCAAGAGTATGAAATTCTTCAAGAAAAACCACAGGTGCTAGTGGCAAGCCACTGACATATTGCTCTTCTTTAAAATCTTCAACGGCCAAAATTTCAAGACAAGTATCAACAATAACTTCATCGAACACTTTACCTCTACCCTTAAGTAACTCTTGAGTTAACACCTCCATGCCTAGAGATGGGCGATACGGTCGATGACTTAGAATAGAATCTGCAACGTCGGCTACAGCAATTATTTTAGCTTCAAGTATGATGTCGTCAGCTTTTAATCCTTTGGGATAACCAGAGCCATCTAGGCGTTCATGATGCTGAAGGATCATTTGCTTGATAGGCCAAGGAAACTCCACTTCATCAACGATTAATGCACCTTGTTCTGGATGCTGTTTAATGAGACCAAACTCTGCGTCACTTAACCGCGATGGCTTAGATAAAATTTCGCTTGGAATAGCCAGTTTGCCAATATCGTGGATCAATGACCCCAGTTTTAATCCTTCCAAAACCCCGGGGGTTAAGCCCATTTTTTCACCAATAAGATAACTTAACTGTGCGACTGACTTTTGATGTCCTGCTGTGTAAGCATCTTTGAGCTCAAGCGCTTCTGAAATAGCGCCGATCAGCTGCACTAGAATCGAGGTCATCTTTTCTTTTTGCATTTTAATAATGCTCGACTGCCTTGACACAGCCTTCATGGTACGAGGCAGTTCGACACTGTGCCACAAAATAGTTGCAAAAATGCTTAACGATTTGGCATCCACTTGAGTATAGGGTTTGTCTCTATTACCAACGCCAATAATACCCACAATTTTTTTACGATAATGAATAGGAATACACAGGTGATTTTTAAAAGCGAAAAAACCATCCTCTTGCGTTTTATTTTCAATCAGTTCAGTCAAATCGTTATGAATAACCGCTTTACGAGTCTTAATAGTTTCTGTCCAAATACCAGAATCAGCTTGATAAGTTTGTTGCTTAGAGATAGTAAAGTAATCTTCTACATCATCATTCCAAGCTGTTTTAGTTATTTGGTTATTCTTTTCATCGAAAATATGTACATAACCCACTTTTGATTGAGTTAACGACAGGCCTTGTTTTATTGCGGTAGTAAAAACCACATCACCACTCGCATTAATCACTTCTTCAATTTGATTAAGCCAATCATCACTAGACTGAATCGCCTGATGATAATCAGGGTGTAACTCTGTTAACCAAGCTTTATCTAACTCTATTTCAATGACCGTAATACACCAGGTTTCATCACTTTCTTCTATGGGGATTAAAGTAGCTTGTAATGCATGGCCTTTATCATCAACAAAATTGATAACATGGTGAGTTTGGCGTTGGTTAAAATCAATATGGTCTATTTTAAGAGCAGAAAATGAATTTAAAAGCGGTTGTTTCAAAATAGTAACGATGGGTTTTTTTATCAATTTATACAGTGACTCACTCAGCTTAATTAATTCAAGCTTGTTATTAACAATTCCCCAGCAAAGCCCAACTGTATTAGGTAAGTCTGATGGTTTTAAGAAAAAATTACTTTTTTGTAACATCCTATCCTCACTCTTTACCTACACATATTGAAAATATTAATACCGATGATATCGTAACCAGAATTATTATAATCTTTTACTTGCTACCATCGCTTACTCGCACTTAATCAACTTCATTGATGTTTAAAAGATAGCATCATCGAATTTAAATACCATGATGCATCTATTAAATGTACTTTAAAATACAACCGTTTTATTTCCGTACACCACAACTTGCTCATTTAGCACTAATTGCAATGCTTTACTTAATACGCTTTTTTCTACATCTCGGCCATTATGGGCTAACTCTGCGGCACTAAAACTGTGATCAACCGAGATAACGTCTTGTTTAATAATAGGTCCCTCATCAAGATTATTATTAACAAAATGCGCCGTTGCACCAATAATTTTAACACCGCGATCCCATGCTTGCTTATACGGTGAAGCACCAATAAAAGCAGGTAAAAATGAATGATGAATATTAATAATTTTATCTGCAAATGCAGTCACAAATTCTGGCGTGAGTACTCGCATATATTTTGCTAGTACCACAAAATTGGGATCATATGGCTTAATCACTTTAAGCATAGCTTGTTCATGCTCTTGGCGACTTAACCCTTCATGACTGACAAAATGAAATGGAATATCAAACTTTTCAGTTAATGGCTGCAAAACATCGTAATTACCTACTACAGCTGCAATTTCAACATCTAAACCACCATAATAGGACTTCATTAAAATATCACCCAAGCAATGAGCTTCTTTTGTCACCATGATCACGATACGTTTTTTACCCATATCGACTAGTTTCATATGATTTTTTGCAGGTAACACATCACGAAGTTCACTCAACAAACGTTCATCATCAAATTGCCCCTCAAGTTCAGCACGCATAAAAAAGCGTCCTTGAGCATGGTCAACAAATTCGGTATTTTTAATAATATTGAGCTGATTGGCAAAACATACGCCGGTAATTTTTGCTATTAACCCTTTAGCATCGACACAATCGGTAATTAATACTTTGCGTTGTAGTTGGCTTAGATCGGTTTTTATGGATTGATGACTCACGCTTACGACTCCTCTTTAACGACTATGTATGAGTGTGCCATTGAAAAGGAAATTTAGGTGATGTTTTTTAATGATAAATACTCATAAATGCTAAAAAACATTCAATTTAAGCACAAAAGCTTAAAAACAGAGTAGATACGAAAAAAGGGTATATGTTTCATCGTTAAAATGAGTTTAAAAAAATAGATTTTAGAATTATAGCAATAAGTAACACCGAGTTAATCAATGCTGTTATCGACGTGAATCGAGGTACTTTTGCAGTAATTTACGCAAACTTTCGGCTTTAGTACCATAGACGACTTGCACCCCTTTCCCCATTACCACAACACCTTTGGCCCCCAAACGCATCAACCGAGCTTTATCAATTAAATTAGCTTGGTTAACACTAATTCGTAAACGGGTTAAACAGGCATTAATTTCAATAATATTGTCACGCCCACCTAAAGCCGCAATCATCGCACGCAGGCTTTCTTTAGGCTCAGCAGGTAAATCTGTTTGCTCTATTCGACCAGGAGTTTTCAAATTGAACGCTAAAATGCTAGCCCTGAAAATAGCATAATAAATTAATCCAGTAAGTGGCCCAAGTATCCAAATCCACTGAGTATTTTCTGAACGTGAAAACAGTAATGTGAAATCAACTAAGCCATGTGAAAAGACAATACTATGGTGAATACCAAGCAAAATACACACGCTATAAGCTATTCCTGTCAACAAGGCATGCACGATAAATAGAATCGGAGCAACAAACATAAATGCGAATTCAATGGGCTCTGTAACCCCCGTTAACCAACTTGCCGTAGCCGCAGATAACATAATTCCTGCTACCCTGTTACGTTCGGGTTTATCTGCGCAACGCCATATTGCCAGTGCAGCGGCAGGTAACCCCCACATTTTGATTAAGTATCCCCCTGCGAGATTTCCCGCCAACGGATCGCCGGCTAAATAACGTGCCACTTCTCCTCTGACCACTGTACCTTGATTAATATACTGCCCCACTTCCAAATAAACTGGGGCATTCCAAATATGATGCAAACCTAGCGGAATGAGTAAACGCTCAACAGTACCATACACCCCAAAGGCGATAGCGGGATCTTGATAAACAGACCAATCAGAAAGGTGCTCAATAACAGTCGATAAGGGAGGCCAAACATGTACTAATAGATAGGCCAATACCATAGACAGGGGGATAACAATAATAGGGGCACTGCGACGACCTTCAAAAAATGAAAATATAGCAGGTAGTTTTACATGATGACTGAGATTAACAGCTAAACAAGTGATAGCGCCGACTAACATACCACCAGCGATACCAGTATCAATGGTTTGCATGCCCCATAATGGTCGCGATACGAGGCCATAAATATTTGTCAGGGCCCCCATAGTGGATAAAAACACCCCAAAACCAAATACTGCGGAAAACGCCGCAATCCCTTGATCACGACAAAAACCAATGGCTACAGCAACACTAAACAACAAAGGCATCATAGTAAAAACTAGATTACCTACCGCTGACAGCACAGTATTTAATTCAGTTGGAATAAATGGCAACGGATTAACCGTTATTCCCAACATCAACCCTGCAGCAGGTAAAATAGCAATAGGTATTAGCAACGCCTGACTGAGACGCTGGGCAAATTTAAACCACTGTTGTGTAAAAAGGCTTACGCTACGCTTACCGATGTGACGGCGTTGTGCCAACTGGCTATCCATGTTTTAGCTTCTATTTCCGGTTCCATTGTTTCACAGGCATCAATTTCTAATCGCTCAGTAAGCGGCTTTGCGCCAAGCTCAGCTAGCAACTCATCAAACTTTTTTATCGCTCCACAAAAGGTTTCATAACTTGAATCACCTAGCCCTATTAAGCTGTATTGCAATGCTGGTAAATAAGGTGCTGCGGATTTAAGTTCATTAAACCACGGAGCAATATCTTCAGGTATATCTCCGTGTCCCGTGGTTGATGACACTATAATTAAAAATTCGTCTTGAGGAGGTACAAAATCTAATAATTCATTAGGTTGCCAAAGCTTAGTTGTAAAACCTAATTTTGCAATCGCCTTAGTCACTGTTTCTGCAGTAAATTGAGCGCTACCATAAACGGTACCAAAAACAACATTGACCTTTTTCATGGTATACTTTCCCCTTAATTGTAATACGATATAAAATACCTTGAGTCTTAGTAACTTACCTTACTGTATTCCTTGAGTCTCTCGCAAGTATCTTTTATGGTGTGATTAAAGTTGATATGACCAACCCTAGTTGGCTC from Shewanella polaris includes:
- the rpsB gene encoding 30S ribosomal protein S2, with amino-acid sequence MTTVSMRDMLQAGVHFGHQTRYWNPKMKPFIFGARNGVHIINLEHTVPMFNEALAFISNIASKKGKVLFVGTKRAAGEAIKASALSCDQYYVDHRWLGGMLTNWKTVRQSIKRLKELESQSVDGTFDKLTKKEALMRSRELDKLEKSLGGIKNMGGLPDVLFVIGADHEHIAIKEANNLGIPVVAVVDTNSAPDGVNYIVPGNDDAMRAIRLYTSSVAAAANAGRGQDLAVQAEQDGFVEAV
- the map gene encoding type I methionyl aminopeptidase; this translates as MSIVIKKADEIEKMRVAGKLAAKVLEVVAPHVKAGVTTDELNDICAKYTEEQGAISAPLNYHGFPKSICTSVNEVVCHGIPCDYALKEGDMINLDITVIKDGYHGDTSKMFLIGEVSAKDKRLSRIAQESLYLAIRKVRPGLKLGEIGTTIEKFIKTSKTGLDKYSIVQDYCGHGIGTGFHEEPQVVHYKNNDKTVLRPGMCFTIEPMINAGRHTTVLDKNDNWTVSTSDGKNSAQWEHTLLVTETGVEILTLREEEDFPRIINH
- the glnD gene encoding bifunctional uridylyltransferase/uridylyl-removing protein GlnD, translated to MNTALDAKNALIDLNQRLVEQYTAKHPIADIVKHRSQFVDSLLTQTWQNFGLNNGHLTLVAVGGYGRGELHPHSDIDLLFLVDDEPLSAETETQLSQFITYLWDTGLEIGHSVRTIAQTIEQGKADITIATNLIEARLLTGSEFLFDVLYDAIRQQDFWPSYDFYNAKKDEQTARHSKASAFDLEPNIKTCPGGLRDIQTIAWVAMRHFDAATLEELVEHDFLSPAELDELIECQNFLWEIRFALHITANRNENRLLFDLQRQIASLLGYEDATQLAVEQMMKRYYRTVRRVMELNQMLLQLFKRATLGHTQALEIQPINDIYQRRGRYIEVLDDDVFSLHNEEILRLFLLVAKNSNIQGIYAPTLRLLRNARRALTSPLQDNPACRKVFMEILKHPRGIAAFSLMHQHGILSSYLPAWRKIEGQMQFDLFHAYTVDEHTHRLLLNIERFSQAEQKDEFPLGAILINQLPKKGLLVLGAIFHDIAKGRGGDHSKLGSKDAIDFCKLHGMNDHDGRLVAWLVENHLVMSVTAQRRDISDPEVIALFAEKVHDAAHLSYLYCLTVADICATNEKTWNNWKGSLLRDLYFSTQRVLARGKEKPIDVKARVKEIQAKAKKELIRRGLKEKDMDALWSRFKSDYFLRHQPTQVAWHAEAILKHHHDEPLVLMSKNTTRGGTELFIYSKDKPKLFATVMTVLDNKNINVHDANIMTSKDNYALDTFVILEQDGEPIIQLSRIQSIRKALEKALATEKPKLPKFRKLARIMKPFNVATHVSFLPSTRHGTSMMELTTLDTPGLLAKVGDTLYRCNVTLLAAKITTIGERAEDFFILQSQSGTALDEPQQQQLSDALTLALKSSN
- the dapD gene encoding 2,3,4,5-tetrahydropyridine-2,6-dicarboxylate N-succinyltransferase, giving the protein MEALRQRIEAAFETRQDISPASVEPSVRADVETVINMLDKGQARVAEKIDGEWHVHQWLKKAVLLSFRIFDNGVIEGGDTKYFDKVPQKFSNYDEARFKAEGIRVVPPATVRKGSFIGKNTVLMPSYVNLGAYVDEGTMVDTWATVGSCAQIGKNVHLSGGVGIGGVLEPLQAGPTIIEDNCFIGARSEIVEGVVVEEGSVISMGVYIGQSTRIFDRETGEVHYGRVPAGSVVVSGNLPSACGKYSLYAAIIVKKVDAKTRGKVGINELLRIVD
- the purU gene encoding formyltetrahydrofolate deformylase, coding for MSHQSIKTDLSQLQRKVLITDCVDAKGLIAKITGVCFANQLNIIKNTEFVDHAQGRFFMRAELEGQFDDERLLSELRDVLPAKNHMKLVDMGKKRIVIMVTKEAHCLGDILMKSYYGGLDVEIAAVVGNYDVLQPLTEKFDIPFHFVSHEGLSRQEHEQAMLKVIKPYDPNFVVLAKYMRVLTPEFVTAFADKIINIHHSFLPAFIGASPYKQAWDRGVKIIGATAHFVNNNLDEGPIIKQDVISVDHSFSAAELAHNGRDVEKSVLSKALQLVLNEQVVVYGNKTVVF
- a CDS encoding HD domain-containing phosphohydrolase; the protein is MLQKSNFFLKPSDLPNTVGLCWGIVNNKLELIKLSESLYKLIKKPIVTILKQPLLNSFSALKIDHIDFNQRQTHHVINFVDDKGHALQATLIPIEESDETWCITVIEIELDKAWLTELHPDYHQAIQSSDDWLNQIEEVINASGDVVFTTAIKQGLSLTQSKVGYVHIFDEKNNQITKTAWNDDVEDYFTISKQQTYQADSGIWTETIKTRKAVIHNDLTELIENKTQEDGFFAFKNHLCIPIHYRKKIVGIIGVGNRDKPYTQVDAKSLSIFATILWHSVELPRTMKAVSRQSSIIKMQKEKMTSILVQLIGAISEALELKDAYTAGHQKSVAQLSYLIGEKMGLTPGVLEGLKLGSLIHDIGKLAIPSEILSKPSRLSDAEFGLIKQHPEQGALIVDEVEFPWPIKQMILQHHERLDGSGYPKGLKADDIILEAKIIAVADVADSILSHRPYRPSLGMEVLTQELLKGRGKVFDEVIVDTCLEILAVEDFKEEQYVSGLPLAPVVFLEEFHTLEHAESMIKKAKMDVAVVLSEKERTPIGVIDSNVLAFWHSPFLDTAAERAVDRSLLNKRVHQVMVHKMNMIIDHTILHDAKLMMEKTNASYLIVHNDKQQVVGMLTWRILAAALLNR
- a CDS encoding flavodoxin, yielding MKKVNVVFGTVYGSAQFTAETVTKAIAKLGFTTKLWQPNELLDFVPPQDEFLIIVSSTTGHGDIPEDIAPWFNELKSAAPYLPALQYSLIGLGDSSYETFCGAIKKFDELLAELGAKPLTERLEIDACETMEPEIEAKTWIASWHNAVTSVSVA
- a CDS encoding PTS transporter subunit EIIC; amino-acid sequence: MDSQLAQRRHIGKRSVSLFTQQWFKFAQRLSQALLIPIAILPAAGLMLGITVNPLPFIPTELNTVLSAVGNLVFTMMPLLFSVAVAIGFCRDQGIAAFSAVFGFGVFLSTMGALTNIYGLVSRPLWGMQTIDTGIAGGMLVGAITCLAVNLSHHVKLPAIFSFFEGRRSAPIIVIPLSMVLAYLLVHVWPPLSTVIEHLSDWSVYQDPAIAFGVYGTVERLLIPLGLHHIWNAPVYLEVGQYINQGTVVRGEVARYLAGDPLAGNLAGGYLIKMWGLPAAALAIWRCADKPERNRVAGIMLSAATASWLTGVTEPIEFAFMFVAPILFIVHALLTGIAYSVCILLGIHHSIVFSHGLVDFTLLFSRSENTQWIWILGPLTGLIYYAIFRASILAFNLKTPGRIEQTDLPAEPKESLRAMIAALGGRDNIIEINACLTRLRISVNQANLIDKARLMRLGAKGVVVMGKGVQVVYGTKAESLRKLLQKYLDSRR